One Phycisphaera mikurensis NBRC 102666 DNA window includes the following coding sequences:
- a CDS encoding sensor histidine kinase produces MADLALPIALAALAAAFAAGAAAGACLTPRLRRRGASAPAGGSAAAAATRAEPERPGNAAPEAAGAGGPRCDSARLDRRLAEVGRMTGGLAHEIKNPLSTIGLNVQLLREDVAQVGGLLASGGGVAGGDEALAGLQRIQRRLDGVHRETARLRDILDDFLRFAGRIRLDLNATDPDRVVGELVDFFHPEAEARGVRLRTDPGNRGRPLRADGALLKQALLNLLMNAVQAMAPGGGRGAEGPAAARELLVRTGDDPADARSVLLEVIDNGPGIAADALERIFEPYHSGRRGGTGLGLPTSRRIVELHGGTLTVDSEPGRGTSFQIRLPREGPPAAAPDAG; encoded by the coding sequence ATGGCGGATCTCGCTCTCCCGATTGCGCTGGCGGCGCTGGCCGCGGCGTTTGCGGCCGGGGCGGCGGCGGGGGCGTGCCTCACGCCCCGCCTCCGCCGCCGCGGGGCGTCTGCGCCGGCGGGGGGATCCGCGGCGGCGGCGGCAACCCGCGCCGAGCCGGAGCGGCCCGGCAACGCCGCGCCCGAAGCCGCCGGCGCCGGCGGCCCGCGCTGCGACAGCGCCCGGCTCGACCGCCGGCTCGCGGAGGTCGGCCGCATGACCGGCGGCCTGGCGCACGAGATCAAGAATCCGCTTTCGACCATCGGGCTCAACGTCCAGCTGCTCCGCGAGGACGTCGCCCAGGTCGGCGGGTTGCTCGCGTCGGGGGGCGGCGTGGCCGGCGGCGACGAGGCCCTCGCCGGCCTGCAGCGCATCCAGCGGCGCCTCGACGGCGTCCACCGCGAGACCGCCCGCCTCCGCGACATCCTCGACGACTTCCTCCGCTTCGCCGGCCGCATCCGGCTCGACCTGAACGCGACCGATCCCGACCGGGTCGTCGGTGAGCTGGTCGACTTCTTCCACCCCGAGGCCGAGGCGCGGGGGGTGCGGCTGCGGACCGACCCCGGCAACCGCGGCCGGCCGCTGCGCGCGGACGGGGCGCTCCTGAAGCAGGCGCTCCTGAACCTCCTGATGAATGCGGTGCAGGCGATGGCACCCGGCGGCGGCCGCGGCGCGGAGGGCCCCGCCGCCGCGCGGGAGCTGCTCGTGCGGACCGGCGACGACCCCGCGGACGCCCGGAGCGTCCTCCTGGAGGTCATCGACAACGGCCCGGGCATCGCCGCGGACGCGCTGGAGCGCATCTTCGAGCCCTACCACTCCGGCCGCCGCGGCGGAACCGGCCTGGGCCTGCCCACCTCCCGCCGCATCGTCGAGCTCCACGGCGGGACGCTGACGGTCGACAGCGAGCCGGGCCGCGGGACGTCGTTCCAGATCCGCCTGCCGCGGGAGGGCCCGCCCGCGGCGGCCCCCGACGCGGGATGA